The nucleotide sequence ATGATGATTATGTAATCTTTTTATGCAATTCCCTCAACTGCTCTTAGTTTACTGTTAAACAGTGAGCCTCACTTTTGGATACGGAAACTCTCTTTCAACCTAACACTATATTTTCTATATTTTAAATACAAATAAATATAAGGAGCAATTATATGGCAAACGTATTTGACAGAATAACTGTTAACCCTGCGATATGTATGGGTGAAGCAACAATCAGGGGAATGAGAATCACTGTGGCTTTTGTGTTGAAACTTATCGCTTCAGGAATGCACAGCGAAGAAATCTTAAAATCTTACCCTGAATTAGAAAAAGATGATTTGAAACAAGCAATAGAATATGCTGCGTGGTTGGCAAGTGAGCGTCACCAGCCATTGATGGTTAACAGGTGAATAAAATTAAGTTTATTGCAGACATTCATATCTCTCCTGTAACCATTGAAGACTTACAGAGAAATGGATATGGTATTCAAAGAGTTACTGAATTTTTACCACCAAATGCAGTCGATGAGGAAATTATTAATTTATCCATTCAGCAGGATGCAATTATAATTACTCAGGATTTAGACTTTTCAAACCTTATTGTTCAACATGGATTAACCAAGCCAAGTGTTATTTCTCTGCGTATTGAAAAACCAACTCCACAAAAAGTAACAGAAATTTTGATGAATCTTTTACCAAGAATAAAAGAAGAATTATTAAAGGGATGCATTATATCTGTTGATGACAATCAATTTCGTATCAGGCAGCTTCCAGTTCGTAAGTAATAAAAATAATTCTGTAAAGTTTTTCCCTCACTTTTTTATTCCATTACTTATCAACTATCTTAATATGCAATTCCCTCAACTGTTCTTCGCTTACTTCGGAAGGACATTCATCCATCAGTGACACTGCACTCGCTGTCTTTGGAAATGCAATTGTATCACGGATCGAATCAACTCCTGCAAACAACATTACCATCCTGTCAAATCCGAATGCAATTCCGCCGTGAGGTGGTGCCCCGTATTTAAATGCATTCATAAGAAAGCCGAATTTTTGTTTTGCTTCTTCATCACTTATTCCTAATGCCCGGAACATTCTGCTCTGCAATTCTGAATTGTGAATCCTGATGCTTCCGCCGGCAATTTCGTTTCCATTTAAAACCAGATCATAAGCCTGTGCTTTTATTTTACCGGGATCTTTTTCCAGCAAATCAATTTCTTCTATCTTCGGAGAAGTGAATGGATGATGCATTGCATAAAATCTTTTCGTTTCTTCATCCCAGTCAAATAATGGAAAATCAGTTATCCATAAAAGCGATGGCAGTGTTTCTGATTTGATCAATTCCAATCGTTTTGCGAGTTCAAGTCTCAACGCACCCATTTGATTGAGAGTAGATTTTTTCTCACCTGCGAGGATTAAAATTAAATCATTCGGTTCCGCTTTCATTGCAGTTAAAAGATTTCTTTTTTCTTCTTCACTTAAAAACTTTGCTGTCGGAGAATCAATTCCGTTAAACTGAACTTTAAACCACACCAATCCTTTTGCACCAAGATTCTTTACAAAGTTTGTAAGTCCGTCAATCTGGCTTCTGCTGAATGCCGCGCTGTTTTGTGCAACAATTCCACAAACAATTCCATCTGAATCTATCACATCTCTGAAAACTTTAAATTCTGACTTTTGAAATACTTCGTTCAGAGTATGAAGTTCCATCTCAAACCTTAAATCTGGTTTATCACTTCCGTATTTTAACATTGCGTCTTCATACGAAAGTCGTTTTAATGGAAGCGATAAATCTACATTCCAGATTTCTTTGAATAATAATTTCATCAGACCTTCAACCATACTAAAAACTTGTTCCTGACTAACAAAAGACATCTCAACATCAATCTGTGTAAACTCTGGCTGGCGATCTGCACGTAAATCCTCATCCCGGAAACATTTTACTATCTGAAAATAACGATCGAATCCTGATACCATTAATAGCTGTTTATACTGCTGTGGTGATTGGGGAAGTGCATAAAACTTTCCTTTATGAATTCTGCTTGGGACAAGATAATCTCTTGCGCCTTCCGGAGTACTTTTCATCAGCACTGGAGTTTCGATTTCAACAAAATTATTTTCATCAAAATATCGCCTGACTAATTGAGCCATTTTATGCCGAAGCAATAAAACTTTTTGAAGAGCTGGTCTGCGTAAATCGAGATACCGGTATTTCAATCTTAGATCTTCAAATGCATCTGTGTCGTCTTTAATTGCAAAGGGAGGAGTATCAGCTTCATTAAGGATGATCAGATTATCAGCAAGTACGTCAATTGTTCCTGTTTCCAATTCCTTATTGACGGCATCATCCGGTCTTCGTCTGACAGTTCCTTCAACAGAAATTACAAATTCGTTTCTCAATTTCTTTGCAAGATCATAAACATCTTTGTTGATATCAGGTTTTGCAGATGTATCGCTTTGCGAGAAAACCACTTGTGTAATTCCATAACGATCTCTCAGCCAGATAAAAATCAAAGCACCAAGATCTCTTCTTCTGTCAACCCATCCATTCAGAACAACTTTTTCACCAATATTATTTTCTCTTAATTCACCGCAGGTATGTGTACGAATTTTAAAACTCATTTAGATCTTTTTCTCCAATATTCTGTTGTTGAATGCGAAAATTAATCATTACAAAAGGGGTAAACAAATAACTCTCTCTTCAAACGATTCTCAATCTTATTATTAAGCTTTTAACTTCATCCCTCCCTTTTCTCTTAAAACGAGGCTGCGTGAAAGTTAATGTTTTGCTACGAGCTTTAGCTCGTGAATTAAGAATAATACAATAGATTGGCTTTAGCCAAATCTCTTTCGGCTAAAGCCAGAAATTAATTTTATTTTTTAAGACCACCACGACTTAAAAGTCGTGGCTAATTAATATTTTTTATACACTTCCTTTTAGGCGAAAGATAAACGCGCGATCTTTTTATTTCGATAGAATGATATTCAAATAATCTATACTCGCTTCACTGCAAAATCATTTATTAGTAAGTTTCAGTTATGAACATTGTAGAATTAATAAAAAAGAAACGAGATGGTGAATCGTTAAGATTAAATGAAATTAATTTTCTTATTTCAAACTACACAAATGGAAACATTCCAGACTACCAGTTCTCTTCCCTTTTAATGACAATACTTTTAAAAGGTATGAATTCCAATGAAACTTCTTCACTTACAAACTCAATGTTAAACAGTGGGAAAATCTTAAATCTTTCTTCTTTAAAAGGATATAAAATTGATAAACATTCTACTGGTGGAGTTGGAGATAAAACTTCTTTAATCATCGCACCAATTGTTGCTTCAACAGGAATTTTTGTACCAATGATATCAGGAAGAGGTCTCGGACATACAGGTGGAACTCTTGATAAACTTGAATCTATTCCAAGATTCAGAACAGACTTGAGTCTTTCAAATGCAATTTCTGTTTTGAAAAAATGCGGTGCAATCTTAATAGGACAAACAAAAGAAATAGCACCAGCAGATAAAATGATTTATGCACTTCGTGATGTAACTGCAACCGTCGAGTCTATTCCATTAATTACTGCAAGCATAATGAGTAAAAAACTTGCGGAAGGAATCGATGGACTTGTGCTTGATATTAAAACCGGTAATGGTGCATTTATGAAAAGTCAGAAAGACTCTGTTGAACTCGCAAATTCATTAATCAATACGGCAAAATCATTTGATAAAAAAGTAATCGCGTTTATTACTGATATGAATCAACCATTGGGAAATTATGTTGGCAACTGGCTGGAAGTTTATGAGTCAATTCACGTTCTTCGGGGAGAAATTAAAAATGATTTGTCTGAGCTATCAATAAAACTGGCTGGTGCAATGATTTATCTTGGGAAAAAAGCAAAATCAATTCAGGACGGAGAAAAAATTGCCAGTAAAAAAATTGAAAATGGCGAAGCATTTAAAAAGTTCGTGGAGATAGTGAAACTTCAGGGTGGTGAAATAAATTATATCGATAATCCTGATCAGTATCCCAAATCAATTTACATCCAAAAAATAAAATCAGTGAGGCGCGGTTATATAGAAACGATAAATACTTATAATATCGGAATGGCTTCTCTGGAGCTCGGTGCCGGCAGAAAAACAAAAGAAGAAAAAATTGATCCGAAGGCAGGGATCGTTTTGTTTAAGAAGATTGGTGATTACGTTAACAAAGGTGATATCATTTGTGAACTCCATTCTGACTCAAAATCAAAAATAAAATCAGCCGAAGATATTATCCTTCGTTCGATAAAATTTTCAAACACAAAACCGACTTTACCAAAACTGATTAAAAAAGTTATAGAGTAAAAAGAAATTAATTTATAAATTATATAAAAGGAGAGAATGTTTATGTTATTTATAATTGCACTAATTGCTGCAGTGGTTGCTTATTTCGTTTACAAGAATGCAAAAAAAAGATTTCAAAAAAATGAAGCCATATTCGCAATGCTTGGTTTTATAGTTGCATTAATCATTGTGCTGTTGCAATGTTTTACCGTAATTCCAGCCGGACATACCGGCGTGATTGATTTTCTTGGTTACGTAAGCGATAATACTTTAAAATCAGGAGTAAATATTATTAACCCAATGGCAAGTATTGAAAAGATGAGCATCAAAACTCAGGAGTTAAAAGAACTGATGAATGTTCCCTCGCAGGAAGGACTAAGTGTTGAACTTGAAATAAGTTTATTATTCAAACTTGATTCTGAAAAAGCTAACCAGATTTATAAATCAGTAGGACCAAATTATGTAGAAATCCTTCTAACACCACAATTTAGATCTGTAGTAAGAGGAGTTACAGCAAGATACGAAGCAAAAGCTCTCTACACTGCATCAAGAGAAAAACTTGCCGGAGAAATTGAATCCGAATTGGAAAAACTGGTTGGACCGAGAGGAATTACTGTCGAACAAGCAGCACTTCGCCAAATAAAGTTACCACCGAGATTAACACAGTCAATTGAAGAAAAATTGCAGGCAGAACAGGAAAGTCAAAGGATGGCTTTCATTCTGAAAAAAGAAGAGCAGGAAGCAGACAGAAAACGAATCGAGGCAAAAGGTATTGCTGATTTTCAGGAAATAGTGTCAAAAGGAATTAGTGAACAATTATTAAAATGGAAAGGTATTGAAGCCACTGAAAAGCTTGCAAATTCACAAAATACAAAGGTTGTGATAATTGGCTCGGGTGAGGATGGACTCCCAATAATACTCGGATCTGATAAGTAATAGTTAAAGATTATTATTCATCCATTGTTCGGATGAAATAGTCTTCATATTTTTGAACTCAAAAGTCAGAAAAATGATTAGACTAATATGATATCAGGTATTCACACTATTAATATACTATTACCAATCTTCTATTTTGCCACTCTGATAGTTTACTTATATGACTTTTTAAAAGGCGAAATAAAACTCGCAAATGTTAAAAGAGTTTTTCTTTTCATCACTCTATTTCTACATTTAATTTATATCGTACTCAGAACTGTTGCCTTTGATCATCCACCAATAACTAATGTATTTGAAATATTTACTATCCTCGCCATAACAATAGCATTTTCTTACTTTCTTGTTGAGTTAGTTTCGGATATTCGTGGGACAGGTCCTTTTATTATTATCCTTCCGTTTCTCTTTCAACTGATATCATCTTTATTCATTCAGGATCTGACAGAGGTGAAAGATGTGTTAAGAAGTAATTTGCTTGGAATTCATGTCATTAGTGCTTTACTCGGTTATTCTGGTTTTACAATTTCTGCTGTGTATGGATTTCTTTATTTGATATTATATAAAGATATCAAGCTTAACAAATTTGGTTTGATCTTCAATCGTCTTCCGAACCTGGAAGTTCTTGAAAGACTAAGTTTGTATTCTGCTGTAATTGGTTTTATTACTTTGACTATTGCAATAATAATTGGAGTAATCTGGCTGCCTATTGCTTTTCCAAAATTTTCATATCTCGATCCAAAGTTAATCGGCACATTGTTAGTGTGGCTGCTCTATGCAATCGGAATTACAAGCAAAATTCTTGGCAAGTGGCGGGGAAAAAAATTAGTTACGCTATCAATTGCAGGATTTGCAGTTGCGATCATATCTACAATTCTTTCAAACTTTTTAGCACAGAGTTTTCATTCTTTTTATTGAGATATGAACTTATTTGCGATATCCATAAATCACAGAACTGCACCGGTTGAATTGCGCGAAGCAGTTTATCTTAAAGAAGATGAAATCCGTCCGTTTATTAATTTTGTAAAAGAAAACCAGATAAAAGAAGGATTGGTTCTTTCTACATGCAATCGTACGGAAATTTTTGGCATTCCTGCAAATAATGAAGCAAGCCATGAAAAATTTCAAAGCCTTCTTCTGAATTTCAAGCCCGCACAAAATATAACTGAAAATAATTTTCAGAAATTTGTGTCAAGGGAAGCGATCAGACATTTATTTTCCGTTGCTACAGGAATTGATTCACTACTTATCGGCGACAACCAGGTTTTCAAACAGGTAAAAGACTCATTTCAAATTTCTGAAGATTCAAATTTTTCCGGTTACATTATGCATAGAATTTTTGACGCTGCAATCAGAGCCGGTAAAAGAGCAATTTCAGAAACTGCAATAAGCGAAGGAGCCGTAACGGTCAGCTATGCTGCTGTTCAGTTAACAGAAAAAATATTTTCAAACTTGAATAAAAAATCTGCACTCGTAATTGGTGCTGGTGAAACTGGTGAGATTGCTGCAAAACATTTATCTGAAAGAGGAATCGGAAATCTTACCGTAACAAACAGAACTCAGAATAAAGCAGAAAGACTTGCAGAAAAATTAAATGCGAAAGTAATCCCTTTTGCAGAATTCAAAGATTCAATCTTTAAGTTTGATATTATTATCAGTGCAACATCAGCTCCAGATATTTTGGTTAGAAAAGATGATATTAAAAGTGCTTTGAAGATGCGAAATAATAATCCAATGATATTAATGGATATTGCCGTTCCCCGTGATATCGATCCGGCAACGAAAGAAATTGATTATGTTTTTTATCACGATCTCGATTCATTGAATATTATCGTCGATCAGAATCTCGCGAAAAGAAAATCAGAAATACCAAAGGTTGAAAAGATAATTGAAGAAGAGCTTGATACATTCTGGGAGTGGTATAATTCACTACAGGCAGCACCAGCAATAAAAGATCTCCGTGATTTTTTTGAAGAAATAAGAAATGATGAAGTAGAAAAAAATAAAAACAAATTCTCTGTTGAAGATCAGGAAAAACTTGACATTGTTACAAAAAGAATCATCAACAAAATTCTCCATCACCCAACTATTGAATTGCGAAAAGCAGGCGATTCTTCTGCTCATCCTGAAGAATCTGTCGCGAAGATTGGAATTATCAAAGAGTTGTTTGGGATAGGTAAAAAGAAGAACGAATGATTGTATGATAGTATGGATGTATGACTTTAAATTTACGCCATCATACAATCATATATCCATACTGTCATACTTTTAGATCAGCACAATAAAAAGAAAGCACATACAATTTGAAAAATAGAATAGTCATCGGTTCGAGAGGTAGTGAGCTTGCGCTTTGGCAGGCTAACTTTGTGAAAAAAGAACTTGAAAAGAAAAATAAAAATGTTTCCGTTGAAATAAAGATAATCAAAACAACGGGCGATAAAATTCTTGATGTTGCACTTTCAAAAATTGGTGACCGAAGTTTATTCACAAAAGAACTTGAAGTCGAACTGCTGAATAAAAAAATTGATCTGGCTGTTCACAGCCTGAAAGATCTCCAAACAGTAATTCCAAAAGGTTTAAAACTTTCCGCAGTTACTAAACGACACAACGTTAATGATGTACTCATAGCAAGAAAAAAAGGAACAACAATTTTTAATCTTCCTGAGAATGCTGTTGTAGCGACAGGTTCATTGAGAAGACGATGTCAGCTTCTTCATATCAGACCTGACTTGAATATTGTTGAGTTGAGAGGGAATGTTCCATCAAGAATAAAAAAATTTCTTGAGTCGGATTGGGATGCTATTATACTTGCAAGAGCCGGTGTTGAAAGATTAAAACTGAACAAGTATATCTCATCAATAATTAAAACTGATGTGATGCTTCCTGCTGTCGGACAAGGTGCGTTGGGAATTGAAACACGAGCAGATAATAAAATTGTAAATAAAATTGTTAAATCAATTCATCATGAAAATACTTACAAAGCTGTTTCAGCCGAACGTGCATTACTTAAAACACTTGAGGGCGGCTGCCAGGTTCCAATAGGTGCATTTGCTGAAATAAAAAAAACGGGATTACATATTGATGCATTAGTCGGATCGCTTGATGGCAGTATTACCTATCGGAAAAAAATTCGCGGGAGTAAAAACAATCCGGAAAATTTAGGAAAAAAATTAGCCAACGAACTATTGAAAGCTGGTGCTAAAACAATTCTTGAGGAAATTTACAAATCAGCGAGAGCAAAATGAACAGACAGAAATTATACACAATATCGTTATTAATAATTGCGGCTTTGATCAGCATTGCTGTATTAACATCTTGCAAATGCCGCACCTGTCAGGATCAGGAACAAGATTCTGTTCCACTTGAAATATTAACCAAAGCTGATTCGTTCATTATTACTTCAACCGGTAAAGAATTTTTTAAAAGCTATATCACACCTGATTTTGCCAGAACCAAACACACTCCACCATACTACGAAATAGCTTATAAATTTTTTATGCCTGATAAACCGTATGTTGATGCAATCATAAAATTCACGGTTGATTCTGTTGGAAATGTGATTAAAAACCGTGACATAGTTGGAATCCCCCGATGTTTAAACTTTCCGGAGGAATGTGATTTTAATATAGATGAACAAACTGCGAGACAGATAGCCGGTAATATGGGTTTGAAAGATGGAGTGAAAGAATGGGACGCTGGATTTATGTGGGATTTCAAATTTAATAGATATGTATGGAGAATTTTATCGACTCTCACTGAACTGGGAAGCGATGAAAATTATAAAGCAACGGGTCAGGAAATGTTAATTGATCCAAACAGTGGAGAAGTGCTTGCATTGAACGACTGGAGAATTAATTAGTTAAACCAACCCGATTGCTTGAAGAAATCGGGTTAGTCATTAAACATATCAATTATGCTAAAAGAGAAACGTGAAATAAAAAGAGAAAGAAAAAGAGAAAAAATTCTCGATGCTGCTGCTGAACTTTTTTCCACAAAGCATTATCACGAAGTAATGATGGATGATGTTGCAAGATTAATTTCTGTTGCGAAAGGAACGGTTTATAATTACTTCACTTCGAAGGAAGAGCTTTATTTTACCATAATGCACACGAGAATGGAAAATTTGCTTTCTATTCTAAAACAAAAAATTGAATCAGAACAGAATAGTATTGATTCGCTTCGCGCTTTTGTCATTCATCTCTATATGTTTATGATGAAACACCGGAAATTCTTTCTCATCTATCAAAGAGAAACTTTAAATAAGCAGAATTCTTTTTGCGAAGACATGATTTCTCATGAGAAACAAATGAAGCAGATGATTATAAATATTATTTCAAAAGGAGAGAAAGATAAAGTTTTCAGAAAAGTTGATGAAGAATTTGCTATCAGCCTGATTTTCGGAAGTATTTATGGTGCGGTTCAAAAAGGAATAAATGAAAAAATTACGGATGATAAAGCAGCAAAAGAAAAAGAAGAAATTTTTGATTTTGTTCTGCACGGACTTTACTCAGGTTTTAACAATATCAAAGAACTTCCGTTAAAAGGAAAGACAATTGTTATAACCAGAACAATTGAACAATCAGAGGAATCTGCTTCTGCACTCACAAGTCTTGGTGCAAATGTGATTATCATTCCAACACTTGATATTGTTCCTCCGTCTGATTGGAGTAAGTTTGATTCAGTGGTTTCTCATTCCGAAAAAATTGATTTTATAATTTTCACTTCGGTTCATGCGGTTCAAATGTTTTTAAAGAGATGTAAAGAAATCGGAGCTTTGATTAACTATAACAGAACAAAAGTTGTTGCCGTCGGAAGTAAAACTTCTGCATATTGTCATAAGAATAATATCAACGTTAATATTGTGCCGGATAAGTTTAGTGCTGAAGGAGTAATCGAGGCATTATCAAAATATAATATGAAGAATAAAGTTGTATTCATTCCCCGCTCAGCAATCGGCAGAGAAGAATTACCGATGGGATTAAAAGAACTTGGTGCGATTATTAAATCGGTGCCGGTTTATAATGTAGCAATTCCTTCCGGTGAAAATGTCAGAACAAATCTTCAACAATTAGATTCAACTAAAGTTGACTTATTTATTTTCACCAGCCCATCTACCTTTGAAAATTTTTTACAGATTGCTGATGTGAAAAATCCATTTCAGTACTTCGGCAAGTTTGACATTGCAGCTATTGGTCCGACGACAAAGGAAGCAATTGAATCAAAAAAAGTTAAAGTGAAAATCCTGCCTGATGAGTTCACAATAAACGGATTAACAAAAAAAATTGTTGAATATTATAATAACCAAAAGGAGAAAATTTGAAATTGCAGAATGATTTAATTTTAAGAGCAGCGAAGCGATTGCCAACAGAACGGACTCCGATCTGGATAATGAGACAAGCCGGAAGATATTTGCCAGAGTACAGAGCAGTTCGCGCAAAACATGATTTTTTAACTATGTGCAAAACACCTGAACTTGCATCAGAAGTTACAATTCAGCCGGTTGATATTATCGGGGTTGATGCAGCAATTATTTTTTCTGACATACTTGTAATTCCCGAAGCAATGGGAATGCATCTAGAAATAAATGAGGGCAAGGGTCCGGTTTTCTCTTCGCCAATCAAGTCAAAAGATGATGTTGATAAACTAAAAGATCCCGATCCATCAAAAGATTTAAAATTTGTTCTCGATGCAATTTCACTTACTAAAAAAGAATTGAACGGAAGGGTTCCTGTAATCGGGTTTGCCGGTGCACCATGGACAATTCTTACTTACATGGTTGAAGGTCATGGAACAAAATCTTTTTCAAAAGTTAAAAGACTTGTTTATGGAAACCCTGAACTTGCTCACTACCTACTTGAAAAAATTACTAAAGCTACTGCTTCTTATTTATCCGCTCAGATTGAAGCCGGGGCAAATCTTGTTCAAATTTTCGATACGTGGGCAGGAATTCTTTCACCAAGAGACTATCAGGTTTTTGCGATGAGATATGTTCATCAATTAATTTCTGAGATAAAGAGAAATGTGGAGCCCATAATTTATTTTCCGAAAGGCGTTCATTACTTAATGCACGAACTCAAGGACATTGGTGCTGATGCAATTAGTGTTGACTGGACACTCGAGCTTGAGAAAGTGAGACGAAAAGTGAACGATAAAGTTGCAATCCAGGGAAATCTCGATCCAACAGTACTTTATGCTGATCCATCATTCATAAAAAGAGAAGCAAGAAAAGTTCTCGAGTCATTCGGCAAGGGTGATGGACACATTTTTAATCTTGGTCATGGTATCCTGCCGGACATTGATCCAGAGAATGTAAAAGTTTTAGTTAATTATGTTAAAGAGGAAAGTAAAGTTTTTCACAATTAGAAGAATAGAACGCTGATGACACAGATATTCGCTGATTTAGATTTTTATCTGCGAGAATCAGTAATATCTGTGTCATCTGCGTTCCATTAAATTTATAGGGAATCACATGTTTGAAGTTGATTTAAAAAAATTCAGGAAATACGATAAACCCGGTCCGAGGTACACAAGCTACCCGACGGCACCGCAGTTCAATGAGCATTTTACTCATTCGGATTTTATTGATGAAATCGTAAAAACTAATTACGGAAAAAATCTTCCCGATCTATCTCTTTACTTTCATATTCCCTACTGCGATACGCTTTGCTTTTTCTGTGGCTGCAATATGCTTGTAACACGAAATCGTGAAAGAATAAACGAGTACATAAAATACGTTCAGAAAGAAATTGATTTGATGAGAACATATCTTCTGCCTGACAGAAAAGTTGTACAGCATCATTGGGGCGGTGGAACTCCAACTCATCTCAAACCGGAAGAAATTAACAAACTTGCTTCATACATAAATCAATCATTCGAGTTTAATGAAAATTCAGAGAATAGCTGTGAGATAGATCCGCGTGATTTAACAAAGGAACATCTTGAAGCTTTACGAAACAATGGCTTTAACAGAATTAGTATGGGCGTGCAGGATTTTAATGAACAAGTTCAGAAAGCTGTCAACAGAATTCAACCAGAAGATTTAACCCGTAAAGTTGTAAACTGGGTGCGAGAATTGAAATTTCACAGTATCAATCTTGATTTGATTTATGGACTTCCATTTCAATCATTGAAATCTTTTACTGACACGGTTGAAAAAATTATTGATATTTCTCCTGACAGAATTGCGTTGTTCAATTATGCTCACGTTCCGTGGATGAAAAAACATATGGCACTCATTCACGAAGAAGATTTGCCGAAGCCGGAAGTGAAACTTGAAATATTAAAAATGAGTATTGAAAAACTCACAAGTGCCGGTTACGAATTTATCGGTATGGACCACTTCGCAAAGCCTGATGATGAATTATCCATTGCAATGCGAGAGAAAAAACTTTACAGAAACTTCCAGGGATATAGCACAAACGCTGGTGCTGATCTTTATGCTTTCGGAATTACTGCGATAAGTCAATTAAAAAATGTTTACGCACAGAACTTCAAGACAGAAAAAGAATATTACACTTCTCTCGATAACGAAACTATTCCAACAGTAAAAGGTTATA is from Ignavibacteriota bacterium and encodes:
- a CDS encoding TetR family transcriptional regulator; amino-acid sequence: MLKEKREIKRERKREKILDAAAELFSTKHYHEVMMDDVARLISVAKGTVYNYFTSKEELYFTIMHTRMENLLSILKQKIESEQNSIDSLRAFVIHLYMFMMKHRKFFLIYQRETLNKQNSFCEDMISHEKQMKQMIINIISKGEKDKVFRKVDEEFAISLIFGSIYGAVQKGINEKITDDKAAKEKEEIFDFVLHGLYSGFNNIKELPLKGKTIVITRTIEQSEESASALTSLGANVIIIPTLDIVPPSDWSKFDSVVSHSEKIDFIIFTSVHAVQMFLKRCKEIGALINYNRTKVVAVGSKTSAYCHKNNINVNIVPDKFSAEGVIEALSKYNMKNKVVFIPRSAIGREELPMGLKELGAIIKSVPVYNVAIPSGENVRTNLQQLDSTKVDLFIFTSPSTFENFLQIADVKNPFQYFGKFDIAAIGPTTKEAIESKKVKVKILPDEFTINGLTKKIVEYYNNQKEKI
- a CDS encoding uroporphyrinogen decarboxylase, encoding MKLQNDLILRAAKRLPTERTPIWIMRQAGRYLPEYRAVRAKHDFLTMCKTPELASEVTIQPVDIIGVDAAIIFSDILVIPEAMGMHLEINEGKGPVFSSPIKSKDDVDKLKDPDPSKDLKFVLDAISLTKKELNGRVPVIGFAGAPWTILTYMVEGHGTKSFSKVKRLVYGNPELAHYLLEKITKATASYLSAQIEAGANLVQIFDTWAGILSPRDYQVFAMRYVHQLISEIKRNVEPIIYFPKGVHYLMHELKDIGADAISVDWTLELEKVRRKVNDKVAIQGNLDPTVLYADPSFIKREARKVLESFGKGDGHIFNLGHGILPDIDPENVKVLVNYVKEESKVFHN
- the hemN gene encoding oxygen-independent coproporphyrinogen III oxidase, translated to MKFIGNHMFEVDLKKFRKYDKPGPRYTSYPTAPQFNEHFTHSDFIDEIVKTNYGKNLPDLSLYFHIPYCDTLCFFCGCNMLVTRNRERINEYIKYVQKEIDLMRTYLLPDRKVVQHHWGGGTPTHLKPEEINKLASYINQSFEFNENSENSCEIDPRDLTKEHLEALRNNGFNRISMGVQDFNEQVQKAVNRIQPEDLTRKVVNWVRELKFHSINLDLIYGLPFQSLKSFTDTVEKIIDISPDRIALFNYAHVPWMKKHMALIHEEDLPKPEVKLEILKMSIEKLTSAGYEFIGMDHFAKPDDELSIAMREKKLYRNFQGYSTNAGADLYAFGITAISQLKNVYAQNFKTEKEYYTSLDNETIPTVKGYKLNEDDHIRHEVIMKIMCDFELNYKSIEDKFKIKFKDYFKWGLNNLKEFEADELIVMNNDGFKVKDMGRLLIRNIAMNFDGYIERKQDTAKYSRTV